A single window of Anaerobaca lacustris DNA harbors:
- the rpoC gene encoding DNA-directed RNA polymerase subunit beta' produces the protein MLGNIYDRINDYGSVKISLASPNDIRSWSFGEVRKPETINYRTYRPEKDGLFCERIFGPERDWECACGKYKGTKFKGIICDRCGVKVTHSRVRRKRMGHINLAAPVVHIWFFKSIPNRLGTILGTKSSDLEKIVYFQDYVVTDPGQTALKAAQLLSEEEYREALNKYGNSFKASMGAEAIKALLESLDLEALSAQLRKAISKTNSKQKIKDLTKRLKTINEIRMSSNKPEWMVLDAIPVIPPDLRPLVLLERDNFATSDLNDLYRRIINRNNRLKKLIDLNAPEVIIRNEKRMLQQAVDSLLDNGRCRRPVLGSNNRPLKSLTDMIKGKQGRFRENLLGKRVDYSARSVIVVGPSLKLYQCGLPKKIALELYQPFIIRKLKQHGFADTIKSAKRMIERRDDQVWDILEEVIRQHPVMLNRAPTLHRMGVQAFEPVLVEGNAIMLHPLACKGFNADFDGDQMAVHLPLSVEAQAEVHILMMTTGNIFSPANGSPMVGPSQDMVMGNYYLTVLLDELSPAGAPAPAPVARTAVFRDPFEAMMAYDTGKIGLHDKIRVRIHRKMLRDKSGEIQFAEPLPDGSGFRPRVIETTVGRCLFNDILVEAMPFYNVTMSQKKLSQVISDCFEFAGNAETVGLLDRIKDTGFRHATLAGLSFGLSDMKIPAKKAEIINETENRVAKILKNYNEGVLTERERYNQIIDAWTNARVAVTNEMIRGLREDKKEDGTPYLNPIYLMSDSGARGSIDQIQQLAGMRALMAKPSGEIIETPIKSNFREGLTVLEYFSSTHGARKGLADTALKTANSGYLTRKLIDVAQNVIVIERDCQTLQGITKSTVSRGDQVDIPLSQLVIGRTARDNIRNPITDEMIVHENEVITPEIAAKIEALGLDAIRVRSPLTCDSPFGVCAKCYGWDMSTGQLVEEGSAVGIIGAQSIGEPGTQLTLRTFHTGGVASRAILEREQKATHTATVQYRDINAVPLKREDGTEIIVALKRNGEIALLDQKERELDKFKVPYGGIILVQDGEKVKAGATLFQWDPHRTPILAEVPGFIRFVDIIEGETVQTEEMRIRTSKLKSKDADVKVLERPVVIEHKGDKHPQIIIEDSKGKILDVHYLPAGARIEVTEGQEVQAGQLLAHQPRATGGTQDITGGLPRVTEVFEARKPKDPAAMAEISGRVELRSDKRKGKMTITVRSEHMEKEHHVPRDRHLNVHTGDLVEAGDALTDGPLVPHDILRIKGEEALQRYLIGEIQNVYRSQNVNINDKHVEIIISQMMRKVEIDSVGDSTFLPGEVTDKFAFRKENERLSSSLRIADKGDVTELEEGQILDKKDLAKANEKVEMLGGAPAKGRKPKPATAKTLLLGITKASLWSDSFIAAASFQETTKVLTEAALAGKVDELHGLKENVILGHLIPAGTAFKPHLEMRVKHLVEAPVPKELAGVREEKEAEAKAESRVKEILGID, from the coding sequence ATGTTAGGCAACATCTACGATCGAATCAATGATTACGGTTCGGTGAAGATCTCGCTGGCCAGTCCGAACGATATCCGCAGTTGGTCTTTCGGTGAGGTCCGCAAGCCCGAGACGATCAACTATCGGACGTATCGTCCGGAGAAGGACGGTCTGTTCTGCGAACGGATCTTCGGTCCGGAGCGCGACTGGGAATGCGCGTGCGGCAAATACAAGGGCACGAAGTTCAAGGGCATCATCTGTGACCGTTGCGGGGTCAAGGTGACGCACAGCCGGGTTCGCCGCAAACGCATGGGGCACATCAACCTGGCGGCGCCCGTCGTTCATATCTGGTTCTTCAAGTCCATTCCGAACCGTCTGGGAACCATCCTGGGCACGAAGAGTTCGGACTTGGAGAAGATCGTTTATTTCCAGGACTACGTCGTCACGGACCCCGGGCAGACGGCTCTGAAGGCCGCTCAGTTGCTCAGCGAAGAGGAATACCGCGAGGCCCTGAACAAGTACGGCAATTCGTTCAAGGCGTCGATGGGGGCCGAGGCGATCAAGGCTTTGCTGGAGTCGCTGGATCTTGAGGCGCTCAGCGCGCAGCTTCGCAAAGCCATTTCCAAGACGAACAGCAAGCAGAAGATCAAGGACCTGACCAAGCGGCTCAAGACGATCAACGAAATCCGGATGAGCAGCAACAAGCCGGAGTGGATGGTCCTGGACGCCATTCCCGTGATCCCGCCGGACCTGAGGCCTCTGGTTTTGCTCGAACGCGACAACTTCGCCACCAGCGACCTGAACGATCTCTATCGGCGCATCATCAACCGGAACAATCGTCTCAAGAAGCTCATCGATCTCAACGCGCCGGAGGTCATTATCCGCAACGAGAAGCGGATGCTTCAGCAGGCCGTCGATTCGCTGCTGGACAACGGCCGATGCCGCCGTCCGGTCCTCGGAAGCAACAACCGGCCGTTGAAATCGCTGACGGACATGATCAAGGGCAAGCAGGGACGCTTCCGCGAGAACCTGCTGGGCAAGCGCGTCGATTACTCGGCGCGTTCGGTCATCGTGGTCGGTCCGAGCCTCAAGCTCTATCAGTGCGGGCTGCCCAAGAAGATCGCGCTGGAACTGTACCAGCCGTTCATCATTCGCAAGCTCAAGCAGCATGGTTTTGCCGACACGATCAAGAGCGCCAAGAGGATGATCGAACGGCGGGACGATCAGGTCTGGGATATCCTCGAAGAGGTCATCCGGCAGCATCCGGTCATGTTGAACCGTGCTCCGACGCTGCACCGAATGGGCGTGCAGGCGTTCGAGCCGGTGCTGGTCGAGGGCAACGCGATCATGCTCCATCCGCTGGCCTGCAAGGGGTTCAACGCCGACTTCGACGGCGACCAGATGGCGGTGCACCTGCCGCTGAGCGTCGAGGCGCAGGCGGAGGTCCATATCCTGATGATGACGACGGGGAACATCTTCTCTCCGGCCAACGGTTCGCCGATGGTCGGGCCGTCGCAGGACATGGTCATGGGCAATTACTATCTGACGGTGTTGCTGGACGAGCTGAGTCCGGCCGGCGCCCCGGCGCCCGCGCCGGTCGCGCGAACGGCGGTGTTCCGTGATCCGTTCGAGGCCATGATGGCCTACGACACCGGCAAAATCGGACTGCACGACAAGATCCGGGTCCGCATCCACCGCAAGATGCTCCGGGACAAGTCCGGGGAGATCCAGTTTGCCGAGCCGTTGCCGGACGGCAGCGGGTTCCGGCCGCGCGTCATCGAGACGACCGTAGGGCGGTGTCTGTTCAACGACATCCTGGTCGAAGCGATGCCGTTCTACAACGTGACGATGTCTCAGAAGAAACTCAGCCAGGTGATCAGCGACTGCTTCGAATTCGCCGGCAACGCCGAGACGGTCGGCCTGCTCGACCGGATCAAGGATACGGGTTTCCGTCATGCGACGCTGGCGGGCCTGAGCTTCGGCCTGTCGGACATGAAGATCCCGGCCAAGAAGGCGGAGATCATCAACGAGACCGAGAATCGCGTCGCGAAGATCCTGAAGAACTACAACGAAGGCGTTCTCACCGAGCGCGAGCGGTACAACCAGATCATCGATGCATGGACCAACGCGCGCGTGGCCGTGACGAACGAGATGATTCGCGGTCTTCGCGAGGACAAGAAGGAGGACGGGACGCCGTATTTGAATCCGATCTATCTGATGTCGGATTCCGGCGCGCGAGGAAGCATCGATCAGATCCAGCAGTTGGCCGGCATGAGAGCGTTGATGGCCAAGCCGAGCGGCGAGATCATCGAAACGCCGATCAAGTCGAATTTCCGTGAAGGGCTGACCGTGTTGGAGTACTTCAGCTCCACGCACGGCGCCCGCAAGGGTCTGGCCGACACGGCCTTGAAGACGGCGAACTCGGGGTACCTCACCCGTAAGCTGATCGACGTAGCGCAGAACGTGATTGTGATCGAGCGCGACTGCCAGACGTTGCAGGGGATCACCAAGAGCACGGTCAGCCGGGGCGACCAGGTCGATATCCCGCTGTCGCAACTGGTGATCGGACGGACGGCGCGGGACAATATCCGCAACCCGATCACCGACGAGATGATCGTTCACGAGAATGAAGTCATCACGCCGGAGATCGCCGCGAAGATCGAGGCGCTCGGCCTGGATGCGATTCGCGTGCGAAGCCCGCTGACGTGCGACAGTCCATTCGGGGTCTGTGCGAAGTGCTATGGCTGGGACATGAGCACCGGCCAGTTGGTGGAAGAGGGTTCGGCCGTCGGGATCATCGGGGCCCAGTCCATTGGCGAGCCCGGGACGCAGTTGACGCTGCGAACCTTCCACACCGGCGGCGTCGCTTCGCGCGCCATCCTCGAACGCGAGCAGAAAGCCACCCATACGGCCACGGTGCAATATCGTGACATCAATGCCGTTCCCCTGAAGCGCGAGGACGGCACGGAGATCATCGTGGCGCTGAAGCGCAACGGCGAGATCGCGCTGCTGGATCAGAAGGAGCGCGAGCTCGACAAGTTCAAGGTCCCGTACGGCGGTATCATCCTCGTCCAGGACGGCGAGAAGGTCAAGGCCGGCGCGACGTTGTTCCAGTGGGACCCGCACCGTACGCCGATTCTGGCGGAGGTGCCCGGGTTCATCCGCTTCGTCGATATCATCGAGGGCGAGACGGTCCAGACCGAAGAGATGCGCATCAGGACGTCGAAGCTCAAGTCGAAGGACGCCGATGTAAAAGTGCTGGAGCGCCCGGTGGTCATCGAGCACAAGGGGGACAAGCACCCGCAGATCATCATCGAGGATTCCAAAGGCAAGATCCTGGACGTTCACTACCTGCCGGCGGGCGCGCGCATCGAAGTGACCGAAGGCCAGGAGGTCCAGGCCGGGCAGTTGCTGGCGCACCAGCCGCGAGCCACGGGCGGAACCCAGGACATCACCGGCGGTCTGCCTCGTGTGACCGAAGTGTTCGAGGCCCGCAAGCCGAAGGACCCGGCCGCCATGGCCGAGATCAGCGGTCGCGTCGAGCTCCGCAGCGACAAGCGCAAGGGCAAGATGACGATCACCGTCCGCAGCGAGCACATGGAGAAAGAACACCACGTGCCGCGCGACCGGCACCTGAACGTGCACACCGGCGACCTGGTGGAGGCCGGGGACGCGCTGACGGACGGTCCGCTGGTGCCGCACGACATTCTGCGGATCAAGGGCGAGGAGGCCCTCCAGAGGTACCTCATCGGCGAGATTCAGAACGTCTACCGCTCGCAGAACGTCAACATCAACGACAAGCACGTCGAGATCATCATCTCGCAGATGATGCGGAAGGTCGAGATCGATTCGGTTGGCGACAGCACGTTCCTGCCGGGCGAGGTGACGGACAAATTCGCTTTCCGCAAGGAGAACGAGCGACTGAGCAGCAGTCTTCGGATCGCCGACAAGGGGGACGTGACCGAGCTGGAGGAAGGCCAGATCCTCGACAAGAAGGACCTGGCGAAGGCCAACGAGAAGGTCGAGATGCTGGGTGGCGCGCCGGCCAAGGGGCGCAAGCCGAAGCCGGCCACGGCCAAGACGCTGCTGCTGGGCATCACGAAGGCGTCGCTGTGGTCTGACAGTTTTATTGCGGCGGCCAGCTTCCAGGAAACCACAAAAGTGTTGACGGAGGCGGCGCTGGCTGGTAAAGTTGACGAATTGCACGGTTTGAAAGAGAACGTGATTCTGGGCCATTTGATTCCGGCCGGAACCGCGTTCAAGCCGCATTTGGAAATGAGAGTCAAGCATCTGGTCGAGGCCCCGGTGCCGAAGGAACTGGCAGGAGTCCGGGAAGAGAAGGAAGCTGAAGCCAAGGCCGAATCGAGGGTCAAGGAAATCCTTGGCATTGATTAG
- the rpsL gene encoding 30S ribosomal protein S12: MPTINQLVRKPRAKSKGKKRVSDISGSPQKRGVCLIVRTQTPKKPNSALRKVARVRLTNGKEVTAYIPGVDHNLQEHSTVMIRGGRVRDLPGVRYHIVRGVLDCSGVNGRRQGRSKYGAKKAK; this comes from the coding sequence ATGCCGACGATCAATCAGTTAGTGAGAAAACCAAGAGCGAAGTCCAAAGGCAAGAAACGCGTCTCGGATATCAGCGGCTCGCCCCAGAAGCGGGGCGTATGTCTGATCGTCCGGACGCAGACGCCGAAGAAGCCGAACTCGGCACTGCGGAAGGTGGCGCGCGTGCGGCTGACCAACGGCAAGGAAGTGACGGCCTATATCCCTGGGGTCGACCACAACCTGCAAGAACACAGCACGGTGATGATCCGCGGGGGCCGCGTCCGCGACCTGCCCGGCGTCCGCTACCATATCGTTCGCGGCGTGCTGGACTGCTCCGGGGTCAACGGGCGCCGGCAGGGCCGCAGCAAGTACGGGGCCAAGAAGGCGAAATAG
- the rpsG gene encoding 30S ribosomal protein S7: protein MAKKFTASSVQLKPDPKFNSKLVSKFVNCMMWDGKKSTAQQIFYDAMEIVGGKLKDVPPVEIFETAINNVKPLLEVRSKRVGGASYQVPMQVNPRRQQSLAFRWILASARGKKGKPMCQRLASELLDAYNKQGGAMTTRDNVHRMAEANKAFAHFAW, encoded by the coding sequence ATGGCCAAGAAGTTTACCGCTTCCAGCGTCCAGTTGAAGCCGGACCCGAAGTTCAACAGCAAGCTGGTCTCCAAGTTCGTCAACTGCATGATGTGGGACGGCAAGAAGAGCACCGCGCAGCAGATTTTCTACGATGCCATGGAGATCGTCGGCGGCAAGCTCAAGGACGTCCCTCCGGTCGAGATCTTTGAGACCGCGATCAACAACGTCAAACCGCTGCTGGAAGTCCGTAGCAAGCGGGTCGGCGGTGCAAGTTATCAGGTGCCCATGCAGGTGAACCCGAGACGACAGCAGTCGCTGGCGTTCCGATGGATCCTGGCGTCGGCGCGAGGCAAGAAGGGCAAGCCCATGTGCCAGCGTCTGGCGAGCGAGCTTCTCGACGCCTACAACAAGCAGGGCGGGGCGATGACGACCCGCGACAACGTGCACCGAATGGCTGAGGCGAACAAGGCATTTGCGCATTTCGCTTGGTAA
- the fusA gene encoding elongation factor G: MGDLANTRNIGIMAHIDAGKTTVSERILYYAGKTYKMGEVHEGTAVMDYMEEEQKRGITITSAATKCPWKGAEINLIDTPGHIDFTAEVERSLRVLDGAVAVFDGSEGVQAQSETVWRQGQKYGLPCLCFINKMDKIGADFEMSLRSIHEKLLANPVAMQIPMGAGDSFAGIIDLVSMQAVFYETDKMGASFREMEIPADLVDQAKRYRARMLEQAAEYDDALMDAFVNDEPVLPETIHGAVRKGTLAGTLHPVFVGSALRYIGVQRLLDGVIAYLPSPIDKPALIGHKGGDESQEVPVKCDPKASLVALAFKITSDAHGDLSFLRIYQGTLKSGTRVLNVNRNVKENITRVFEMHASERKILETASAGDIVAVVGLRQTLTGDTICDSKKPVMLPSITFPQTVITMSIEPRTAAERAKLATALESLRREDPTFGYKIDPDTGQTVISGMGELHLEVLQHKLTREKKVDVRVGKPRVAYKEAITQQARAEAKFIHQSGGRGQYGHVVLAVEPLVSQDGRYLTDIQFASEASPEEVPREYVSSVEQGVREGAGNGVLAGYPVVGLRVALVGGSFHAVDSSELAFEQAAAMALERAMKEAGPVLLEPVMRVQAIVPESAFGVVQADLMAKRGLITDCRVHGEMRVVDANVPLVELFGYSSDIRSLTAGRGNFTMEPLCYEKVPEQVAKAILF; this comes from the coding sequence ATGGGCGATCTGGCGAACACGCGGAATATCGGGATCATGGCGCATATCGACGCCGGCAAGACGACGGTGAGCGAGCGCATTCTGTATTACGCCGGAAAGACCTATAAAATGGGCGAGGTCCATGAAGGTACCGCGGTCATGGACTACATGGAGGAGGAACAGAAGCGAGGGATCACGATCACCTCGGCGGCGACCAAGTGCCCGTGGAAGGGGGCCGAGATCAACCTGATCGACACGCCGGGCCATATCGACTTCACCGCTGAGGTCGAGAGGTCGCTTCGCGTTCTCGACGGGGCGGTAGCCGTGTTCGATGGCAGCGAGGGGGTCCAGGCGCAGAGCGAGACAGTGTGGCGCCAGGGGCAGAAGTATGGCCTGCCGTGTCTGTGTTTCATCAACAAAATGGACAAAATCGGCGCCGATTTCGAGATGAGCCTGCGGAGCATCCACGAGAAGCTGCTGGCCAACCCTGTGGCGATGCAGATTCCTATGGGTGCCGGCGACTCGTTTGCCGGCATCATCGATCTGGTCTCGATGCAGGCGGTCTTCTATGAGACGGACAAGATGGGCGCCAGCTTTCGCGAGATGGAGATCCCGGCCGACCTCGTCGACCAGGCCAAGCGCTATCGGGCCCGGATGCTGGAACAGGCCGCCGAGTACGACGATGCCTTGATGGACGCCTTCGTCAACGATGAGCCCGTCCTGCCTGAGACGATCCACGGGGCGGTCCGCAAGGGCACGCTGGCCGGCACGCTTCACCCGGTGTTCGTGGGATCGGCGCTGAGGTACATCGGGGTCCAGCGGTTGCTCGACGGCGTCATCGCCTATCTGCCTTCGCCTATTGACAAGCCCGCACTTATCGGACACAAGGGTGGGGACGAGTCGCAGGAGGTTCCTGTCAAGTGCGATCCCAAGGCGTCGTTGGTGGCGCTGGCGTTCAAGATCACCAGTGACGCGCACGGCGACTTGAGCTTCCTGAGGATCTATCAGGGGACCTTGAAATCGGGCACTCGCGTGCTGAACGTCAACCGGAACGTGAAAGAGAACATCACGCGCGTTTTCGAGATGCACGCCAGCGAGCGGAAGATCCTGGAGACGGCGTCGGCGGGGGATATCGTCGCGGTTGTCGGGCTCCGGCAGACCCTGACGGGCGATACGATCTGCGATTCAAAGAAGCCGGTGATGCTGCCCAGCATCACGTTTCCTCAGACGGTTATTACGATGTCGATCGAGCCGCGAACGGCCGCCGAACGGGCGAAACTGGCCACGGCGCTCGAGTCGCTTCGCCGCGAAGACCCGACCTTCGGGTACAAGATCGATCCGGATACGGGCCAGACGGTCATCAGCGGCATGGGAGAGCTTCACCTCGAGGTGCTCCAGCACAAGCTGACCCGCGAGAAGAAGGTCGATGTTCGGGTGGGCAAGCCCCGGGTCGCCTATAAAGAGGCTATTACGCAGCAGGCTCGGGCCGAGGCGAAGTTCATCCACCAGAGCGGCGGACGCGGCCAATATGGGCACGTGGTGCTGGCGGTCGAGCCCCTGGTTTCGCAGGACGGACGATACCTGACTGATATCCAATTCGCGTCTGAAGCCTCGCCCGAGGAGGTCCCTCGGGAGTATGTTTCGTCTGTGGAACAGGGCGTCCGCGAAGGGGCCGGTAACGGCGTCCTGGCTGGCTACCCGGTGGTGGGGCTGCGGGTTGCGCTGGTTGGAGGCTCGTTCCATGCGGTGGATTCTTCGGAACTGGCCTTCGAGCAGGCGGCGGCGATGGCGCTTGAGCGGGCGATGAAAGAGGCCGGGCCCGTGTTGCTGGAACCGGTGATGCGTGTCCAGGCTATCGTTCCGGAGTCCGCCTTCGGGGTCGTGCAGGCCGATCTGATGGCCAAGAGAGGTTTGATTACGGATTGTCGCGTCCATGGGGAGATGCGCGTGGTCGACGCCAACGTTCCGCTGGTCGAGCTGTTCGGCTATTCGAGCGATATACGCAGCCTGACGGCCGGACGGGGCAATTTCACGATGGAACCGCTCTGCTACGAGAAGGTTCCCGAACAGGTGGCCAAAGCGATCCTCTTCTGA
- the rpsJ gene encoding 30S ribosomal protein S10 gives MAAETERIRIRMEAYDHRALDASAREIVEHARRTNARVSGPVPLPTRIERYTVLRSPHIDKKSREQFELRTHKRLIDIHEANARTAEVLNRLVVPAGVFVKIKA, from the coding sequence ATGGCTGCCGAAACAGAGAGAATTCGAATTCGGATGGAGGCGTACGACCATCGTGCGCTGGACGCCTCGGCCCGAGAGATCGTGGAGCATGCTCGTCGGACGAACGCCCGCGTCAGCGGCCCGGTCCCGCTTCCAACGCGGATCGAGCGGTACACGGTGTTGCGCAGTCCGCACATCGACAAGAAGTCGCGCGAGCAGTTCGAGTTGCGGACGCACAAGCGGCTGATCGACATCCACGAGGCGAACGCGCGGACGGCCGAGGTGCTGAACCGCCTAGTGGTCCCCGCGGGTGTCTTCGTGAAGATCAAGGCGTAG